One Penaeus vannamei isolate JL-2024 chromosome 27, ASM4276789v1, whole genome shotgun sequence genomic window carries:
- the LOC138866760 gene encoding uncharacterized protein, producing MTSSRLSKTMERAVVARLQHKVPHPDKHIFAYCKGLETKDNLAAIHSTVDGKDGLAVFLDLEKAFKLARWEVIVQILTSRGISGKILSWTNDYLLHHKATELLDIQLPLATHFFAYADDLELIATGASRFPHAQQALDLITSKCHTLGLKLNSNKTRALQIRRFIPNHHLYIETNKIEWVTSHKCLGIILNTQNDSSSQLKNLDKTKARINVLRCLTTTRLGAGFHDLRSFYVHAIRSLMDYSSFSLLSLTPAQVNKLETIQNRCMRVILGAPRWTRLVNLRLVAKLVPLHIRIRQIVAGHVCKIVSNHRQSPLGDSLRRIMDTHQAPHRRVLPWHHEIHQSVTSFNLLPALLSRGIDAPHHEYAEPNPWEPPLAAFLTNSLPRPKKNCSPNDLQNLQETISSIENDRDTTVIYTDGSVDPESGRAGGAFLCNDYVQASRLSNDSSILQAELFAIRSALTYALFCTKSTVCIFTDSLSAIHTLEDRAHLDNVYLATSTLFKLQQLTQQGKKVRIMWIPSHVGLEGNDRVDSAAKSSLHQTHIQPIKPSISQIKNRAKITAKQITLIQHQVWVQAGSPSATWYKTVTEYETITIPRSMSRKDAVIIHRLWLGYPCSWEIDERVPKECNYCQTVVSHPLTHYLLDCQALYHIRPHNFRDVPNRETSQRSTVAATYARTILESEESFKTISVSGVHFEMFPSAIHTKLTEPISATVSETKTNFRADSLSDV from the exons ATGACGAGTTCTCGCCTTAGCAAAACAATGGAACGAGCTGTCGTAGCAAGACTCCAACACAAAGTACCCCATCCTGACAAGCATATTTTCGCTTACTGCAAGGGACTTGAAACCAAAGACAACCTCGCCGCCATCCACAGCACCGTTGATGGAAAAGATGGTCTTGCAGTCTTCCTAGACCTAGAGAAGGCCTTCAAACTTGCGAGATGGGAAGTCATTGTACAAATCCTTACCTCAAGAGGTATCTCGGGCAAGATACTCTCCTGGACTAACGACTACCTTCTCCATCACAAGGCAA CAGAACTCcttgacattcaactccctctggCCACACACTTTTTCGCTTATGCTGACGACCTCGAACTGATCGCCACTGGCGCCTCTCGATTCCCACATGCTCAGCAAGCTCTTGATCTCATAACTAGTAAATGTCACACCCTAGGACTTAAGTTAAACTCAAACAAGACGAGGGCTCTACAAATCAGACGCTTCATTCCCAACCACCATCTGTACATAGAAACCAATAAGATAGAGTGGGTCACCTCCCACAAATGCCTCGGAATCATTCTCAACACTCAAAATGATTCCTCCTCCCAATTGAAAAACCTGGACAAAACCAAAGCAAGAATCAATGTCTTACGATGTCTCACCACAACAAGACTAGGAGCTGGCTTCCATGACTTAAGATCCTTCTATGTACACGCTATCCGGTCGCTCATGGACTACAGCTCCTTTTCCCTACTGTCTCTCACCCCAGCCCAGGTTAATAAACTTGAAACCATCCAAAACAGGTGCATGCGTGTCATCCTCGGGGCCCCTAGGTGGACGCGCCTCGTGAACCTGCGTCTGGTGGCCAAGTTAGTTCCCCTACATATAAGAATCCGGCAGATTGTTGCAGGTCATGTCTGCAAGATAGTCTCCAATCACAGACAGTCACCTCTGGGAGATTCTTTAAGACGGATCATGGACACCCATCAAGCCCCTCATCGCCGCGTTCTTCCCTGGCATCATGAAATCCACCAAAGCGTCacctccttcaacctccttccTGCTCTATTGTCCCGCGGCATTGATGCACCACACCATGAATATGCAGAACCAAATCCCTGGGAACCACCACTTGCAGCTTTTCTAACTAACAGTCTCCCGAGACCTAAGAAGAATTGCTCTCCAAATGACCTGCAGAATCTACAAGAGACTATCTCTTCAAttgagaatgacagagacacGACTGTCATCTACACTGATGGGTCTGTTGATCCAGAATCAGGCAGAGCCGGAGGTGCATTTCTTTGCAATGACTATGTACAGGCATCGAGACTCAGCAATGATTCCTCCATCCTCCAGGCAGAACTGTTCGCCATTCGATCAGCATTGACATATGCACTCTTCTGTACAAAATCTACAGTATGTATTTTCACGGACTCCCTCTCTGCCATTCACACCTTAGAGGACCGTGCTCACTTGGACAATGTTTACTTAGCAACATCAACTCTGTTCAAGCTACAACAGCTGACTCAACAAGGCAAGAAGGTCCGAATAATGTGGATTCCCAGTCACGTCGGATTAGAAGGCAATGATCGTGTAGACTCAGCAGCCAAATCCAGCCTCCACCAAACTCACATACAGCCGATTAAACCAAGCATCAGCCAAATCAAAAACAGAGCCAAGATTACTGCAAAGCAAATTACACTCATCCAACACCAAGTCTGGGTTCAAGCAGGTTCACCTTCGGCGACCTGGTACAAAACTGTCACTGAATACGAAACCATCACCATCCCCCGTTCCATGTCTAGGAAGGATGCTGTTATCATCCACCGGCTATGGCTAGGCTATCCTTGTAGTTGGGAGATTGACGAGCGAGTGCCAAAAGAGTGCAATTATTGTCAGACTGTGGTGAGCCATCCACTAACACACTACCTACTAGACTGTCAGGCACTCTATCACATTAGACCCCACAATTTCAGGGATGTACCAAACAGAGAAACCTCACAGAGAAGCACTGTAGCAGCAACTTATGCCCGCACCATACTTGAATCAGAGGAATCTTTCAAAACAATCTCTGTG TCAGGTGTGCACTTTGAAATGTTTCCCAGTGCGATTCACACTAAATTGACGGAGCCAATTTCTGCGACAGTCTCGGAGACAAAGACTAATTTTAGAGCAGACTCTTTAAGTGATGTGTAA